The Leguminivora glycinivorella isolate SPB_JAAS2020 chromosome 1, LegGlyc_1.1, whole genome shotgun sequence genome includes a region encoding these proteins:
- the LOC125225157 gene encoding LOW QUALITY PROTEIN: sphingosine-1-phosphate phosphatase 1-like (The sequence of the model RefSeq protein was modified relative to this genomic sequence to represent the inferred CDS: inserted 1 base in 1 codon) — translation MWDDFIDYLKDPLLVVKVQNFFGVIYKSSVRDNEGGGEVIHSERLEREKDKDSDIRQHKRAPSNISSSSQTSYDTDTSGESVEELECHINNKFWYWLFVLGTALGDEIFYATFIPFWFWNIDGAVGRRVILVWTVCMYLGQGVKDIIRWPRPGXPVKKLQTKWAIEYGMPSTHAMVGVSIPFSVLFYTMDRYEYPVHWETISLLQDIAAGLLMASGLLVLLIPMVDALDDWLLTHWLSPVVVLAVSVLVIVYHPNADKWTPTRGDTTMIVSVCAGILTGSWTNYQLGNMASATTPPPYTIIWPSIDMLGNTILRTILGFCGVVATRAIGKSVSYAFICALLGKDKNELRNSENSLDNKNKIIVELCYKYFTYGMIGFNTIFVFPNVFYLLRINRPTYYTEI, via the exons ATGTGGGACGACTTTATAGACTACTTAAAAGACCCATTGTTGGTCGTTAAAGTGCAGAATTTTTTTGGAGTTATATACAAAAGCAGTGTTCGAGATAATGAAGGTGGTGGTGAAGTCATACATTCCGAGAGGCTGGAACGTGAGAAGGATAAAGACAGTGATATAAGGCAACACAAGCGGGCGCCAAGCAATATCTCCAGCAGTTCTCAGACCTCATATGATACGGATACTTCAGGGGAGAGTGTGGAGGAATTGGAGTGCCATATCAATAACAAGTTCTGGTACTGGCTGTTCGTACTCGGAACTGCGCTTGGGGATGAGATATTCTATGCCACATTTATACCCTTTTGGTTCTGGAATATTGATGGCGCGGTCGGCAGGAGAGTCATACTTGTCTGGACTGTTTGTATGTACCTAG GACAAGGTGTAAAAGACATAATCCGGTGGCCTCGTCCGG ACCCGGTTAAGAAACTGCAGACCAAATGGGCCATTGAGTATGGCATGCCGTCCACACATGCAATGGTTGGAGTGTCGATACCATTCTCTGTGCTATTCTACACTATGGACAG ATACGAGTACCCGGTACACTGGg AAACCATATCTCTTTTGCAGGACATAGCAGCGGGCCTGCTGATGGCTTCAGGACTGCTAGTGCTCCTGATACCTATGGTGGATGCGCTGGATGATTGGCTGCTGACACACTGGCTGTCCCCGGTGGTCGTGCTGGCCGTGTCTGTGCTGGTCATCGTGTACCACCCCAACGCGGACAAGTGGACACCCACCAG AGGCGACACGACCATGATCGTGAGCGTATGCGCAGGCATCCTCACTGGCTCCTGGACCAACTACCAGCTCGGCAACATGGCGTCCGCGACCACCCCTCCCCCGTACACCATAATCTGGCCCTCCATCGACATGCTCGGGAACACCATACTCAGAACCATCCTCGGCTTCTGCGGCGTCGTAGCCACCAGGGCCATAGGTAAATCAGTCTCCTACGCTTTCATCTGCGCTTTACTAGGCAAAGACAAAAACGAACTAAGAAACTCAGAGAACAGTCTagacaacaaaaataaaataatcgtaGAACTATGCTACAAGTATTTCACGTACGGCATGATAGGTTTCAACACGATCTTCGTTTTCCCGAACGTGTTCTATTTGCTTAGAATTAATAGGCCGACGTATTATACTGAGATTTGA